CTTGCATCTGTTTAGAAAGTAGGAGAGTTTGTGATGTTTCTGTAGACTGTACAGTGAGTGGAGATGAGACTATACATGACGCTTCCTTGAAAAACGAGAACCCTTGTATCTGTTTAGACAGTATAAGAATTTGTGATGTTTCTGCAGACTGTGCAGTGAGTGGAGATGAGATTGTACATGACGcttccttcttcaatctttatcTTCCTTGTGACTTTGTTCCGTAAATGAATCATGTAACTCCTTTTCCTCATGTCCTGTAGCGTCTTCTCTACCCATTGTGCTTCTCTTGTGGTTGCAGGTTTCTTGAAAAGCTTTGGGATTTTGATCCAATTTACTGGATAGAATGCATCCGGTGGTAAGATTGTGACGTTGTATCCAGGTTTGTTTCCTACTCTCGTGATAACTCTAGAGACAAGGTAAGGGCTGTTGTGTCCCCATATGTTTCCGTCGAAAGATGTGGAGTACTCGTGTAGGAATTCTCTCATAACCGGATGGTAGATGTCAAAGACCATCACTGCATTGTTTAGTCTTGACCATGTCTTGGTTTTGGGATCTATACTCTGTGCTCCAATGGCGTTTCTTAGTCTTGATATATCGTCAAGGAAGATGATGTCTGTGTCAAGATAGACTTAGACTCCTCCATATTTGTAGAGCACCGCGAGTCTTGTCAGGTCAGAGAGATTCATGAACAAGGGGACAGAACCAGGATCCATGCGGCCACTCTTTAGTCTTTTCAGCCAAGCTTCAGCAGGAGTGTTCTTGACGAGGAAACGGGATATCAAAGGTTACAGCAATGAGGTTGAAACCTCGATCAATCAATGGTTTAAGGATGGTGTCTCCTCTGCAGGAGTCTAAGGAGTTGGACAATATCGCCAAGCAGGCACCAGGATTGGTGGTGAAGAGAGTGTCAACAGCTAACATCTCCCTAGGTCCGAAGGATTTTGCAGGAGAAAGCCAAACCATAAAGAACTGAGCAGagcagttgttgttgttgtacaaCTCAAAAACTCTTGAATGGAATCTCTTACTCTTGCTAGTCGATTTCAGTATCTCCATATCAGGTAGCTTTCTTCTAAACCAGTCAATTCTCTCAATCTTGCCAGCTTTACGAGGAGGTACCAAAGGATCTAACTCTTCTGTTTCGTTACGGTCCGAGCATTCCACAACTTTGACGATACTACTAGTAGTACTCTTGGTCATGTTCACGGAGTCATTGGTTCTGGAGAGAGGCATGTTTCTACTGAACCAGTCAGTGCTCTCAATCTTTCCAGATTTAGGAAGAGGTACCAAAGGATCTAACTCGTCTGTTTCGTGACAGTCGGAGCAGTCCACAGCTTTGACGATACTAGTACTACTCATGGTCACGGGGTCATGATCATTGCTTCTGGAGTGAGGCATGTTTCTTCTGAACCAGTCGATTCCCTCAATCTTGCCAGCTTTAGGAAAAGGTACCAACGGATCGAACTCGTCTGTTTCGTTACGGTCGGAGCAGTCCACAACTTTGACGATACTCATGGTCACGGGGTCATTGGTTCTGGAGGGAGGCACGTTTCTTCGGAACCAGTCAATAATTCTGTCAACCTTGCCATCTTTACGAGGAGGTACCAACGGATCTAACTCGTCTGTTTCGTTAGGGTCTGAGTCCACAACTTTGACGATACTAGTACTACGCATGGTCATAGGGTTACTGGTTCTGGAGATTAGGCAGGTTTCTTGTGAACCAGTCAATATTCACAAACTTGGCAGCTTTGCTTGGAGGTACCAGCGGATCTAGGTCTTTCTTTCCGTTATGGTCTGAGTCCACAACTTTGACGATACGAGTACTCATGGCCACGGGGTCATCGGTTCTGGAGAGAGGTAAGTTTCGTTTGAAGGGTGAGTTGTTGTCAGGAACAACAGATTTTGGAGATTCAATGAAGAGAAGATACAACACGAGAACAGAAATCGCATAGATCGCGAATAAGGGTTTCCTTGCTTGCATCTTTGATCCTAtcttgtgaaacaaaaaaaaagctcttgCTAGGGTATCCTTGTTTCAGAATATAAGATCGTAGACAGAACAAGACTATAGAGGTAATCCATATATATCAAAGTTTTGTCGGTTTAAGAATCCCTAAATGGAATTGGATTGCGTTATGGTTGCAAGGAACTACGATATCAGCCAATCCCTTGGTGCCATGTGGGTTTTTGGAAATACCTTAATCTAATAATGGATAATTGttacctttttaatttttcctaagataatcttctatatatattaaaaataatgcaACATGAGGAAAAATGTATTTCCCTTTTCTTAAATCATACCGTATTATGATTGGATAAtctttcttaaaattaataacgCAACCTGACTtcataaaaaaccaaaaaacaaccTTGAACGCCACgctttctcattctctctaCCTTGACTCTGTTCGCTATGTCATTGTATTGACTCTGTTTCACCTAAGTGTTTACTTTGTAGATGAAAAAAACGTCGACAACGATGAAGTGTTTACTCTGTTCAATCTATATATTTCTAACATGGATTCAATTGGTGATCCATTTGGACAAATATATTAGAATTTATACAAATTCATCGCTATATTTCTAAGTTCTAACAACATTCAACTACCACATAAGCTgctaaaatataatatagatatCAAGACAAGAGGAGGGATCTTGGTGTGGAGCTTTTGATACGTGAGTCCCAAGGCAATTAAGTTTATAGATCAAAATATCAGGTAACAGAAAAATAATCGTCTTCTGTATTTGATTAATAAGTGAAAAAAGTGTTTACCATTTAGGCTTTGGATACAATCTTATACAAACCTACAAAATCAAGATTAgagtaaaaaacataaaacacctATTTGTTTTATTTCCTGTTATCTCTGTATTCCTCTGCAAACAAGACAGTGGTCTGAAATTATAATCTCTNTAGAGGTAATCCATATATATCAAAGTTTTGTCGGTTTAAGAATCCCTAAATGGAATTGGATTGCGTTATGGTTGCAAGGAACTACGATATCAGCCAATCCCTTGGTGCCATGTGGGTTTTTGGAAATACCTTAATCTAATAATGGATAATTGttacctttttaatttttcctaagataatcttctatatatattaaaaataatgcaACATGAGGAAAAATGTATTTCCCTTTTCTTAAATCATACCGTATTATGATTGGATAAtctttcttaaaattaataacgCAACCTGACTtcataaaaaaccaaaaaacaaccTTGAACGCCACgctttctcattctctctaCCTTGACTCTGTTCGCTATGTCATTGTATTGACTCTGTTTCACCTAAGTGTTTACTTTGTAGATGAAAAAAACGTCGACAACGATGAAGTGTTTACTCTGTTCAATCTATATATTTCTAACATGGATTCAATTGGTGATCCATTTGGACAAATATATTAGAATTTATACAAATTCATCGCTATATTTCTAAGTTCTAACAACATTCAACTACCACATAAGCTgctaaaatataatatagatatCAAGACAAGAGGAGGGATCTTGGTGTGGAGCTTTTGATACGTGAGTCCCAAGGCAATTAAGTTTATAGATCAAAATATCAGGTAACAGAAAAATAATCGTCTTCTGTATTTGATTAATAAGTGAAAAAAGTGTTTACCATTTAGGCTTTGGATACAATCTTATACAAACCTACAAAATCAAGATTAgagtaaaaaacataaaacacctATTTGTTTTATTTCCTGTTATCTCTGTATTCCTCTGCAAACAAGACAGTGGTCTGAAATTATAATCTCTATAACACTTCCCTTTCCGATCTTAATTTTTCTGGTGATCTTGTTCCATAGATGCAGTCCATAGCTGTATCTGTTCAGCTTGACCAGATCGGCTTTGAGTAATGTGGAGTCATTGCTGTTTCTTGGCGTCTGAAATAGTCTTGGAATGTCTAACCAATTGAATGGATAGAATGCTACTGGTGGCAGTACTGTGAAACTGTCCCGATCGTTTCTTGAGCTCTCTGCGCTACTCTGGTTACCAAGTAAGGTCCATTGTGTCCCCATTTGTTCCCATCAAACGTCGAAGCAAACTCCTCCATGAAACTGTAAACAAGCGGGTGCTCTTTCTCGAAGATCAGAACCGCATTGTTCAGCCTTGTCCAGTTCTTTGAGTCTCCTTCCACCACAGTTTGTGCTCCAATCGAATTCTTCAATCCTTTAAAGCTTTTTGTGACGATGAAGTCGGTATCTAGATACACGCCTCCGTACTTGTATAGAATCGCTAGCCTCGCGAGGTTTGAAAGATTCTGGTGTAACGGTATCCTTCCAGGATCTCTTTTGCAGCTTTTCATTTCTTGAAACCATGTTTTGGCTGGTGTGTTCTCAAGCAGCAACGACATGTCTGGTGTGATTGCAAAAACCTTGTAACCCCGATCAAGTAGTGGTTTTAGGATGGTATCTCCTTTAAGAGTATCCATGGATCCTGATACAATCATCAAGCATCCTTGAGGATGAGCTTTAAAGACGCTTTCTACAGCCAAAAGTTCTCTTTTCCCAAAATACTCTGCTGGTGAAAACCATGTCATGAAGAATCTAACCTCACATTTGTCGTCGAGAGACTCAAGAACCCTTTGATGAAACTGCTCTGAAATGTTAGTTGACCTAAAAACCTCGAATTCTGTTAGATGTGATCGAAGCCAAGCCATTCTGTCTCTGCTTGTTGTGTTCTTTGGAGGAGCCAATGGCTTTCTCTCCATTCTGTTTATTTGTATTACCTCAGAAGTTGGTGAAGACCAGAAGAGANTGAAATCGGTATCTAGATACACGCCTCCGTACTTGTATAGAATCGCTAGCCTCGCGAGGTTTGAAAGATTCTGGTGCAACGGTATCCTTCCAGGATCTCTTTTGCAGCTTTTCATTTCTTGAAACCATGTTTTGGCTGGTGTGTTCTCAAGAAGCAACGACATGTCTGGTGTGATTGCAAAAACCTTGTAACCCCGATCAAGTAGTGGTTTTAGGATGGTATCTCCTTTAAGAGTATCCATGGATCCTGATACAATCATCAAGCATCCTTGAGGATGAGCTTTAAAGACGCTTTCTACAGCCAAAAGTTCTCTTTTCCCAAAATACTCTGCTGGTGAAAACCATGTCATGAAGAATCTAACCTCACATTTGTCGTCGAGAGACTCAAGAACCCTTTGATGAAACTGCTCTGAAATGTTAGTTGACCTAAAAACCTCGAATTCTGTTAGATGTGATCGAAGCCAAGCCATTCTATCTCTGCTTGTAGTGTTCTTTGGAGGAGCCAATGGCTTTCTCTCCATTCTGTTTATTTGTATTACCTCAGAAGTTGGTGAAGACCAGAAGAGAGTTGATTCTAGAGACATGTTTGAGAGGATTGTTCCAAAGACAACGAGCAGCATTATGACCGCGAAAATGGTGGTAGAGAATACCGGAGAATTCGTGTGCCTGTATTGCCGGACATCAAGTATCTCTGAGAGACTCTTCTTGTTAGTATTATCCTTCTCCATAGTTTTCAGTATGTGTGGAACAGAGAGAGGGAAAGTCAAAAATCTCACATGGAGTCTTTGAAGCTAATGCATACAATTAGAAAGGTATATAATAACCTcctcaattatattttcattatttcttaCAGACTAATGTGATTTACTCTAGGTAGTTGGATTATATAAGATGTAGATTAATGTGGTTTGGTCTATGTAGTTGAATTAATTTAATAGaggaatttttttctttttctaaacataAACATAGTTGAAATGTTGAGGTATAGTAGAATGAAAGAGCGCATGATGAACTCATCTTCTCCATTTTCTTGGTATTGTTTTGGGATTAGGATATTTTAAGGTTCTTCATGTTTTATTCGCtttaaacaaaaactgttaAACTATAGGTCAACCTTACGTGGGAGTTTGGTTGTCATATAGATTACATATGATTGTAGAATATGCTGAAGATGTGCATACCACTAACTTGAGTGCCatgctttttgttgttgttcctgTGGTGATTTAGGactagaaatttttaaaaaatattatacttatAATGTTTCTAGTAGTGAaggttttgaggtttttttttttttattaagtgcCATGGTTTCTATAGTTATATAATGGTTAACTATGATAATTCTATCCATAGTTTTAactgcagtttttttttcttccccaaatgttattttttcatattgttgtaaaattgtaaaaaagcCATTGGaacttatacaaaaaaaatagttattacgATTAATTAATTTGCCAAACTATAATGATTGTAATTGATCAGTTTTGCCAAACTCTTTAATGGTTGAGTTGATTTTTTTGCTGTTGTTGCCAACCCTTTAATGATTCTAATAGATTGATGTTGAAAAAGAGTAGACATTATACGTGCAACATATGTGGTTTTCCCCCTTGTGAGAACACACGGATCGGTATACAATCATGAATGGTTTTGAGTTTTGGCGTAATTATTCTTTGAAAACTCAAAACACAATCTCCATGGTTTAGTTGGTTCAACTTGTACTAGTCGATATCTAATGAGAGATATAACTTGTACTAGTCGTCAATGTCTACTGAGAGATACTTCATACATATAACCAACAAATGGTTGCTAGGAAACAATTCTCTAATGAAACAAGTTCGAATGTAGCgtctagtttatatataataggtAGCTAAATATAAGGTAATTTCCATAAGAGATCATCACCAAAGATGAGGATATATATTACGATGACTCGTTTTTGTCCATCAAATTTGTTGGGGTATTGACTCGTTTTTGAACATCACTACGCCTTATGTTCtgcaaaatgaaatttaacattattgtgagaagtttaagaagaaaaaagcttgCAAAGTTTCCATTTACTAAGTAGCTTGAATTGTTAAAGGAATGAGGATGTGTACCATATGCCTCAAGGCCATGTCAAGGGAGGACCTAGAGAGATTTCTCCCAAAGCCCAAGCTCGTTTTATCGTCGTATTTTGGAGGTGGGAGTTTCCTCATGTTCACAACTCTTTCCACCATTTGAGTCCCCATCAACACAGGATTCACATCATTACTACTCTTGGACCGTCCTGTTGATCTGTCACCTGAACTGTACACTCTGCTTCTTGAAGCTGAGACAGGTCTAGGACGTGTTTCAGGGATTGTTGGAGTTGTAGACTTAGCACTAGAAACCGACTTTCCCACTGAGGATGAACGGGTATAGGCAGATGCTGCTCGTGGATTGGATTTGATTGTAGGGGTTCTAGTGTCTGGATATGATTTCTGAGCAGAGTTGGTTAGTCTAGTGGACGGTAATGTAGTTCGTGAAGTGGGTGTGGGTTGTCTTGACGGTTTACTCCTTGGATTTACTTTTTCAGCGGTGTTGATGACTTGTTTGCTTAAAGAAGTTCTTGAGATTGGCTTGGAAGCCTTGGCGCTCCGTGTCACAGGTTCTTGAGGAATGTTTTCAAccttaaaaacaaaagcttaCCATGAGTAAATCATTGATGCTTGGAAACATGAACCGCAATAGCACTTTAGGACTAGGATAGACTAACAAAGACACATATCAATCTCTTATGTCTTTTTAAAGacaagatagatagatagatagataggaAGGATCAGGAGTTTTAAAAATCGGTTCTCACCCGTGGTTTCAAAGCAGTACTGGACCTAGCTTTAGTCTCTTTGAGTTTAACCATTAAGTTCTCTTGCCCTCCTAGCGTCTCAGGAGCCGCAAGTAACCTGGAATCAGATCATCTATACATAAATATCTCAACAAAAAAAGGGGAATAGCTCTGCTCTATTCGAACATTCTAATCTAACAACTCAGAATTGGAATTGATTAGAAGCAAAGCTAATGTTCAGAATCTCATCAAACAACTTAACACTTCTACATACGTACTATGAGAAACACATTGGAGCAAACTCGAGAGAAGTACCATTCGTAATCAGATTTGTCACTCTCAGAGTCCAAGAACTTTTCAACAGCGCTCCTACGCAGCTTAACACAGCTCGTTTCCAAGATCTCTAAACTCTTTGTGCTACTCTTGTCAACACTGTTTGCTCCTgtacaaatcaaaatttcactaaacaACTCTTAAttactcaaaaactaaatccaaaatTTCATAGTTCACTTCTTAGATTAAGGTTCCAGGAGCTCAGATTCGGAGAAATCAAAGTCAAAATtagaagaaatgaagaagatcCGAAAGTAACTAACCAGATTCTGGGAGAGAAGAAACGATTTGAAGCTTCTCGCGTCTTCGCATCTCCAGAAACAAAGAAAGCTCTTCATCTCCATCACAAGCCACCAACACA
The sequence above is drawn from the Camelina sativa cultivar DH55 chromosome 4, Cs, whole genome shotgun sequence genome and encodes:
- the LOC104782251 gene encoding uncharacterized protein LOC104782251, translated to MENVLVACDGDEELSLFLEMRRREKLQIVSSLPESGANSVDKSSTKSLEILETSCVKLRRSAVEKFLDSESDKSDYEWLLAAPETLGGQENLMVKLKETKARSSTALKPRVENIPQEPVTRSAKASKPISRTSLSKQVINTAEKVNPRSKPSRQPTPTSRTTLPSTRLTNSAQKSYPDTRTPTIKSNPRAASAYTRSSSVGKSVSSAKSTTPTIPETRPRPVSASRSRVYSSGDRSTGRSKSSNDVNPVLMGTQMVERVVNMRKLPPPKYDDKTSLGFGRNLSRSSLDMALRHMNIRRSDVQKRVNTPTNLMDKNESS